The Garra rufa chromosome 8, GarRuf1.0, whole genome shotgun sequence genome has a segment encoding these proteins:
- the LOC141341204 gene encoding uncharacterized protein, with the protein MKTLTFLTLLLITSSSVVGKTMTSNQTGFVGQDVLLSCNCSNEPNDLSWQKGMTIVNVHLEDKSLIDVSYKDRTQIFLNNEKTNCSLLIRNISKKDEGLYTCHALTSVHEGGRKFWSRKSSDVFLTVDEKTPETDGQTGEESVTAVSVSVPILVVALILAVSLLLTFMIRRRHRTNTDTDIPAEEPMLENV; encoded by the exons ATGAAGACCCTGACATTTCTGACACTTCTGCTGATCACGA GTAGTTCTGTAGTGGGAAAAACTATGACATCTAATCAGACGGGCTTTGTTGGACAGGATGTACTATTATCATGTAACTGTTCTAATGAGCCTAATGACCTGTCATGGCAAAAAGGTATGACAATAGTGAATGTTCATCTGGAAGACAAAAGCCTCATAGATGTTTCCTACAAGGACAGGACGCAAATCTTTCTAAACAATGAGAAGACAAACTGCTCCCTGCTGATCCGCAACATCTCTAAAAAGGATGAAGGACTGTACACCTGTCATGCCCTGACCAGTGTTCATGAAGGTGGTCGAAAATTCTGGTCAAGGAAGTCGTCAGACGTTTTTCTAACAG tggatgaaaagacccctGAAACAGATGGCCAAACTGGAGAGGAATCTGTCACAGCTGTCTCTGTTAGTGTTCCTATACTGGTTGTAGCACTTATACTGGCTGTTAGCCTGCTTCTAACCTTTATGATCAGAAGACGACATCGGACAAACACg GACACAGATATACCAGCTGAGGAACCTATGCTAGAGAATGTGTGA